Proteins co-encoded in one Fusarium fujikuroi IMI 58289 draft genome, chromosome FFUJ_chr06 genomic window:
- a CDS encoding related to succinate-semialdehyde dehydrogenase (NAD(P)+) — protein MSESAMDNQEPLLLTAWRRCNEFAAEHNISQSTVSAVGTVAAIVVATLILRLTNAIATASIKAATGRPRKFTVPTPKIPEPYSTVDAPSVRVSGSSAVQCYAPATGQFLGQINPSTPAAIDRAVVAAAAAQKVWAETTFEERRAVLRSLLQHVLDNAEDIVKIACLDSGKTMVDAQLGEILVTAEKLKWTLDHGEAALRPSRRPTNFLMMYKRNTVHYEPLGVVAALVSWNYPFHNFIGPVISALFSGNGILVKVSEQTAWSSQYFTNIARGALIAHGHDPQLVQTVVCWPQTAGHLTSHPGISHITFIGSQSVAHHVAASAAKSLTPVVAELGGKDPFIILDSASRDLKRIAEVILRGTFQAAGQNCIGIERVIAPRAIHDKLVEMLAPRVNALRLGPEADVGAMISDASFDRLEELIAEAVAQGARLLAGGKRYNHPEYPTGHYFQPTFLADVTPDMRIAQNECFAPVLTLLRAKSSSPEDILAIANAPNFGLGASVHGSERDPNLQPIVKGLRAGMVAVNDFAVYYAVQLPFGGVGGSGYGRFAGEEGLRGLCNMKAICEDRFGWLGIRTGIPPPVQYPIKSQPDSWKFTHGVVELGYGAPLRKLKGLGNILRNM, from the exons ATGTCAGAATCTGCAATGGACAATCAAGAACCATTGCTCCTTACCGCTTGGCGGAGGTGCAATGAGTTTGCTGCAGAGCACAACATCTC GCAATCTACAGTCTCTGCCGTCGGGACAGTCGCTGCCATTGTCGTTGCAACTCTAATTCTCCGCCTCACAAACGCTATCGCTACAGCCTCTATCAAAGCAGCCACCGGCCGTCCTCGCAAGTTTACCGTTCCCACGCCCAAGATCCCCGAGCCTTACTCCACCGTCGATGCCCCTTCAGTCAGGGTCTCTGGCAGCTCAGCCGTTCAATGCTATGCACCAGCTACTGGCCAGTTCCTAGGACAAATCAATCCTTCTACACCTGCTGCTATCGATCGAGCGGTTGTCGCCGCCGCGGCTGCGCAGAAGGTATGGGCTGAGACAACCTTCGAGGAACGCCGGGCTGTGTTGCGCTCGCTGCTGCAGCACGTTCTCGACAATGCCGAGGACATTGTCAAGATTGCTTGCTTGGACAGCGGAAAGACTATGGTGGATGCTCAGTTGGGAGAGATTCTTGTCAcagctgagaagctcaagtgGACTCTCGACCATGGTGAAGCTGCGCTGCGGCCGTCTCGTCGTCCTACCAACTTTCTCATGATGTACAAGCGCAACACTGTCCACTATGAACCTCTcggtgttgttgctgctcttgTCAGCTGGAACTATCCCTTCCACAACTTCATCGGTCCCGTCATCAGCGCCCTCTTCTCTGGTAACGGTATTCTTGTCAAGGTTTCTGAGCAGACTGCTTGGTCTAGCCAGTACTTCACCAACATCGCTCGTGGCGCTCTCATTGCCCATGGTCATGATCCTCAGCTTGTTCAGACTGTCGTATGCTGGCCTCAAACCGCCGGCCATCTTACTTCACATCCTGGTATCAGTCACATCACCTTCATCGGTTCTCAGTCTGTCGCCCATCATGTTGCTGCTAGCGCGGCCAAGAGCCTTACTCCTGTTGTCGCAGAGCTTGGTGGCAAGGACCCCTTCATTATTCTCGACTCTGCTTCTCGAGACCTCAAGCGCATCGCCGAAGTCATTCTCCGCGGAACCTTTCAAGCCGCTGGCCAGAACTGTATTGGTATCGAGAGAGTCATCGCCCCTCGTGCAATTCATGATAAGCTTGTCGAAATGCTTGCTCCTCGCGTCAACGCCTTACGCCTGGGCCCTGAGGCCGATGTCGGTGCCATGATCTCTGACGCCTCCTTTGACCGCCTCGAGGAACTCATCGCTGAGGCTGTCGCCCAAGGAGCCCGTCTCCTTGCTGGTGGCAAACGCTACAACCATCCTGAATATCCCACTGGCCACTATTTCCAGCCAACTTTCCTTGCCGACGTTACCCCCGACATGCGTATTGCACAAAATGAGTGCTTCGCTCCTGTTCTTACCCTGCTCCGCGCCAAGTCATCATCCCCTGAAGATATCCTCGCCATTGCTAACGCCCCCAACTTTGGCCTCGGTGCCTCTGTTCATGGTTCCGAGCGTGATCCCAACTTACAGCCCATCGTCAAGGGCCTCCGCGCCGGCATGGTCGCCGTCAATGACTTCGCCGTCTACTACGCCGTCCAGTTGCcctttggtggtgttggtggctCTGGTTACGGCCGTTTTGCAGGCGAAGAAGGTCTACGCGGACTCTGCAACATGAAGGCCATTTGTGAGGACCGCTTCGGCTGGCTGGGCATCCGTACTGGTATCCCTCCCCCAGTACAGTACCCTATCAAGAGTCAGCCCGATAGCTGGAAGTTCACACATGGTGTTGTGGAGCTGGGCTATGGAGCTCCCTTGAGAAAGCTCAAGGGTCTCGGCAACATTCTCAGAAACATGTAG
- a CDS encoding RAD5-like protein, whose protein sequence is MKDPDDLSNWSPKKHISKPKPGGCFAFKPQTTLSSKQQPDFSKLGPSHTHTHTHSKTRLSDSTALRDLGTMVNERAPPKVPLNSINPNGENTSRELSPDDDITALVRGMSSLKGKVRGDMSDPFNPADATNTPTFGHPTKMMSSRKQRADPFIRQKTRPEHHLDSRSSNSNNGARITGPRGPVYQDRRPPPMPMFSSNAPSAPPVASSYAPARHYGEETFYTDPAKASADLKALLEGGMEEGEEEGGEQSQADRPKTSEDPKDAKDGTVDGLKVKLLPHQVEGVEWMRGRELGPVKRGKVPKGGILADDMGLGKTLQTISLILTNQKPAKDAPGWKKHFEKIEKTTLVVAPLALIRQWEHEINDKVEKTHGLKVCVHHGPNRTKRFKELALYDVVITTYQILVSEHGNSSDAENGLKAGCFGLHWWRVVLDEAHTVKNRNAKATKACYALNSEYRWCLSGTPMQNNLDELQSLVKFLRIRPYDDLKEWKEHIDLPLKNGRGHIAIRRLHSLLRCFMKRRTKEILKEAGALNPGGKPSAEGEGSSTGFKVTERKVVTISTALSPAERKFYDRLAARADRSIEQMMQGKVNYANALTLLLRLRQACNHPKLVEGKLEKDKDAMSTDATQKTQDTDIDAMADMFAGMGIVSRDCNICGRGLSHEDNKSGKDICSDCYDDLAYFNNHERPERSERSEKPKKPKDKSRKKDKKKEIVDEKVIDRQIVEVDDDEDDDDESPKKPSGRPRHRNTVVDSDDEDAESPKKTARQPRNRNAIVDSDDEEEEAEGSWLVPEDQRGSIHLGEAGGEEDENAEGGGDWIGSDDSEDEESKVEDKSNLSSFIENDESKGNVASDSDDSLASLTDITKRMAAQTLDDGPSHAADTTKAGTDADTTAADTTAANTTAISRSSASDSGSDSDSDESDVSSEEDDSIFYPSRDPNSPQVLASSKIRELIKILQGEVKEHKFIVFSQFTSMLDLVEPFFRKERFRFVRYDGSMKNDQREESLRKLRGDPQTRILLCSLKCGSLGLNLTAATRVVILEPFWNPFVEEQAIDRVHRLTQTVDVIIYKLTVAQTVEERILELQEKKRELAEQAIEGGMRKEALKLGINEIINLFKPGSSENPVVIGADPSAVGNESFNGNERRTAASSQRRPGRPRKEESEVYGRRW, encoded by the exons ATGAAGGACCCTGACGACCTTTCAAACTGGTCGCCCAAAAAACATATCAGTAAACCAAAGCCCGGTGGTTGCTTTGCATTTAAACCACAAACGACCCTCTCATCAAAACAACAACCTGACTTCTCCAAACTTGGCCCAAGCCATACCCATACCCATACGCATTCCAAGACACGTCTCAGCGATTCTACTGCTCTTCGAGACCTTGGCACCATGGTCAACGAGCGGGCGCCTCCCAAGGTGCCTCTAAACTCCATCAATCCGAATGGAGAAAACACATCCCGCGAGTTGTCTCCCGACGATGATATCACTGCCCTTGTCCGTGGTATGAGCTCGCTCAAAGGCAAGGTTCGGGGAGACATGAGCGACCCCTTTAATCCCGCCGACGCAACCAACACGCCCACATTCGGTCATCCTACCAAGATGATGTCCTCTCGTAAGCAGAGAGCAGACCCTTTCATACGGCAGAAGACACGACCGGAACACCACCTCGATAGTcgaagcagcaacagcaacaacggTGCTAGAATCACAGGCCCCCGAGGCCCGGTATACCAGGATCGAAGACCACCACCAATGCCCATGTTCAGCTCGAATGCACCCTCTGCACCACCAGTTGCATCCTCATATGCGCCAGCAAGACATTACGGAGAGGAGACTTTCTACACAGATCCTGCCAAGGCGAGTGCTGATTTGAAGGCTTTGCTTGAGGGTGGCATGGAGGAGGGCGAAGAGGAGGGTGGAGAACAAAGCCAAGCTGATCGCCCAAAGACATCAGAAGATCCAAAGGATGCCAAAGACGGCACAGTGGAtggtctcaaggtcaagctaCTACCTCACCAGGTCGAAGGAGTTGAGTGGATGCGCGGACGAGAACTTGGCCCTGTGAAGCGAGGAAAGGTCCCCAAGGGAGGCATTCTCGCCGACGACATGGGTCTTGGAAAGACTCTTCAGACCATTTCACTTATCCTCACCAACCAAAAACCAGCCAAGGACGCACCTGGATGGAAGAAGcactttgagaagatcgaaAAGACAACTCTGGTGGTGGCGCCACTTGCTTTGATTCGACAATGGGAACACGAAATTAATGATAAAGTGGAAAAGACCCATGGCCTCAAAGTCTGCGTACATCATGGACCGAACCGTACGAAGCGATTTAAGGAGCTTGCTCTCTATGATGTTGTCATCACAACTTATCAAATCCTGGTCTCTGAACATGGCAATTCCTCAGATGCCGAGAATGGGTTGAAAGCGGGATGCTTTGGTTTGCACTGGTGGCGAGTCGTTCTCGACGAAGCCCATACAGTCAAAAATCGCAATGCAAAGGCTACCAAGGCTTGCTACGCCCTCAACTCTGAATACCGATGGTGCTTGTCTGGTACACCTATGCAGAACAACCTCGATGAACTCCAGTCCCTTGTCAAATTTCTTCGCATTCGACCCTACGACGATCTCAAGGAGTGGAAGGAGCATATTGATCTACCCCTGAAGAATGGCCGCGGTCACATCGCCATCCGCAGACTACACAGTCTTCTCCGATGCTTCATGAAGCGAAGAACCAAAGAAATCCTCAAGGAAGCTGGAGCACTTAACCCTGGTGGTAAGCCTTCCGCCGAGGGTGAGGGGTCCTCAACAGGCTTCAAGGTCACCGAACGAAAGGTTGTTACTATATCGACTGCATTGTCACCTGCAGAGCGCAAGTTCTACGATCGATTAGCTGCTCGAGCAGACCGAAGTATCGAGCAGATGATGCAAGGCAAAGTCAACTATGCCAACGCTTTGACCCTGCTGCTCCGCCTACGCCAGGCCTGCAATCATCCCAAACTGGTTGAGGGCAAGCTGGAGAAGGACAAAGATGCAATGTCTACAGACGCTACCCAGAAGACCCAGGATACGGACATTGATGCCATGGCTGACATGTTCGCTGGTATGGGCATCGTTTCTAGGGACTGTAATATTTGTGGGCGAGGCTTGAGTCACGAAGACAATAAGTCAGGCAAAGACATCTGCTCTGACTGCTACGATGACCTAGCATATTTCAACAACCACGAAAGGCCAGAGCGGTCAGAGCGATccgagaagcccaagaagcccaaggacaagagcaggaagaaagacaagaagaaggaaattGTTGACGAAAAAGTCATTGACAGGCAAattgttgaagttgatgatgatgaagatgacgacgatgagtcCCCTAAGAAGCCCTCGGGGCGACCTCGCCACCGAAACACGGTAGTTGAcagtgatgacgaggacgCAGAGTCCCCAAAGAAGACAGCTCGCCAGCCTCGGAATCGCAACGCCATCGttgacagcgatgatgaggaagaagaggcggAAGGCTCATGGCTTGTGCCCGAGGATCAGCGGGGCTCCATACATCTGGGAGAGGCTGgtggcgaagaagatgagaatgccGAGGGTGGAGGCGACTGGATTGGCTCCGATGactcagaagatgaagagagtaAGGTTGAAGACAAGAGCAACTTGAGCAGCTTCATTGAGAACGACGAGAGTAAAGGGAACGTGGcttctgactctgatgaCTCCTTGGCGTCCTTGACAGATATCACAAAGCGCATGGCTGCCCAGACGCTGGACGATGGGCCGTCTCATGCAGCTGACACCACAAAAGCAGGCACAGATGCTGATACTACGGCCGCCGATACTACTGCTGCTAATACGACAGCTATTTCTAgatcatcagcctcagatTCAGggtctgactctgactctgatgaATCAGATGTCTCgtctgaagaagacgatagTATTTTCTATCCGTCCCGCGATCCCAACTCCCCTCAAGTTCTCGCTTCTTCCAAGATTCGAGAGCTCATCAAGATTCTTCAGGGCGAAGTCAAGGAGCACAAgttcatcgtcttctcccAGTTCACTTCtatgcttgatcttgttgagcCTTTCTTCCGCAAGGAACGGTTCCGCTTTGTCCGTTACGATGGCAGCATGAAGAACGATCAGCGCGAAGAAAGCCTACGAAAGTTAAGGGGCGATCCTCAGACCCGCATCCTGCTGTGTAGTTTGAAGTGCGGTAGTTTAGGACTCAACCTCACGGCAGCGACCCGAGTTGTCATCCTCGAGCCCTTCTGGAACCCG TTTGTCGAAGAACAGGCCATTGATCGTGTCCATCGTCTGACCCAGACAGTCGATGTGATCATCTACAAGCTCACAGTCGCTCAGACTGTCGAGGAGCGTATCCTTGAGctgcaggagaagaagcgcgaGCTGGCCGAGCAGGCCATCGAGGGTGGCATGCGTAAGGAGGCTCTCAAGCTCGGCATCAAtgagatcatcaacctcttcaagcCAGGATCTTCGGAGAACCCAGTTGTTATTGGCGCTGATCCCTCCGCTGTCGGCAACGAGAGCTTCAATGGCAACGAGCGTAGAACTGCGGCTTCATCGCAGAGACGGCCAGGGCGGCCTAGAAAGGAAGAGAGTGAGGTGTATGGTCGACGATGGTAA